The Silene latifolia isolate original U9 population chromosome Y, ASM4854445v1, whole genome shotgun sequence sequence CAACATCTTTTGACTCTTCTATAGCGGTAACAATGAAATTGAATTTGTTGTCGAGACTACAAAGAGTTTTGTTGACTATCCTCTTGTCGGAAATATCGTCGCCATAAATTTTCATTTGGTTTACTGTATCAATGATTCGAGACGTATACTCCTTCATTGATTCAGAGGGTTTCATTTTCAAGTTTTCAAAATCTCTTCTCAAGTTTTGGAGTTTAATAGCTCTTACTTTTTGTGAGCCTTGAAACTCCACCTTAAGAATGTCCCATATTTCTTTTTTAGAAGTTGCATTGACGATCCTTGGAAAAATCGCCTCTCCAATTGCAGAATGTAAGTATGCAATTGCTCTTGCATTCTTCGTCGTCTTCTCTTTTACTACCTTTTGTTCATCAGCTGATATCTTTTGTTCAACTGTTGATTCAGGTAGTTTAAACCCTTGTTCGATAGTCTCCCATAAATCTAGAGCAGTTAACAAAGCCTTCATCTTGATACACCAATAATCATAATTTTCACCTACGAAAATTGGTGCGGAAGGCATTGCTGAACTTGATGAAGCCATGCTTCTgtatatatgttttttttttttatgtgggTGTTTTTGATTTTTGGTCCCGAAAGATAAAAAATGCTCTGATGCCACCTGATGGTTTTTAGGGGCAATATAATCaaacaaggagaaatatattGATAgaatattttgtgttgtattttctATATCAAAACAAGCTAATACATTAGTTATTTATACTAGATGGAAGACCTATAACTTCCACAAGGCTTTAAGGAAGAAGACTAAAACTCTCTCTACATTAAACCTATGACTTGTAACTCTAGTGACATTTACCATGACACTTACAAAACCTCCATGTAGTAATGTAGGAAGTTTCTTATTGTAATTAGATTGTAACCTTAGTCCATTAATTGTCATAATTCAACAATGCCATGGAGATTTACTTGCAGCCTTCAATCTCTGAGCCCTTCTTCGACGTTCCATAAACTTGTTCACAAACCCAACAACATAGGTTTCAATGAGGAAAGCCCATTTAGTTACCCAAAACGGGTTACCCAACAACAGCATGTAACATCCCCATGCGAGGCCCACCAAGGTCCCGCCTCCATACCCGATTGACATTACTTCCCAAGGTGACAAGCTCAAGAAACCGCTACCTGATGAACCTTCATGCTCATGTGACAAATTTTGCCCACATTGCGCAATGGAAACCCGCATAACCCACCATTTTGTGCATATGAATTTGCTTCAAATGTGTCGAAATTGTTTGAATGGGGTATTTTGCCAACTAGTTGGTTGTTTGATACGTTGAAAACACCCATTGATGTTAAACTTGCTAATTCTTGAGGGATTTGACCATTCAGGTTGTTTGCCGAAAGGTCTAAGGAGTTGATCATCTTCAAATTCCCGAGTGATGATGGGATTTTACCTGTAATCTTGTTGTGTGACAGGTTAAGGCTGTGAATCATGACTAAATCTCCTATACAATCAGGAATCTCGCCAATAAAACCATTGTTTGATACATCCAAAGTCGCGAGTGTGGTAATGATCTTTTGGTATTTCCTTTGAACTATGCAAATAGATATTACCATGGAGTACGAATAACTGTCACGAAACATGACACTTACACCCAAACCCATGTAATGTCGGCCTTCTACGGTGATGTTCATCATTCCCTTGAGACCCCTGATGTATGCTGCTGGTATTTCACCCTTGAATCTATTGCTTGAAAGGTCGAGAATTTGTAGCATGGGAaatgggtttttgattttttgtgatATTGAGCCATGTAAATTATTGTAGCTCAAATCAAGGACTTGGATTTGAGGGAGATTGTGCAACCAAAGTGGGAACTCATCCTTGAACTTGTTGCTTCTAAGATTAACATACTGTAAATACGTGCACCCGGCTAAAGACCGTGTGACCGTCCCTTCCAACCCGTTATTACTCAGGTCTAGGTACTGTAAACTAGAGCATTTTGGTGAAGTTTGAAGGCAGTGTCCCGACAATGTTATTTGACCCTAAGTTTAGAACCATTAGATTGAGGCTCATGTTCCCTAAACACTTGGGAAACTGCCCCCCTAAACTATTATTAGACAAATCAAGTAATTGCAGGAAATTTATATCGCATATTGAGGGATTGATTGGACCGGAAAAGTTATTGTTCGCGGTAGCAAACCAGAAAACAGTGGTTGGTGGGATTGGGAGTGAACCATGTAGCATATTAGAAGACAGGTCAATGAACAACCACCCTGTCCAAGGAACATTTTCGAAGCTCCCTGTAAAGAAGCTGTTAGAAAGATCTAATGCTTGTAAAGTATCCTTCCCTTGTTCTAACAGCCATTTGGGTATTTCGCCATGGAGGTTATTATTTGATAAGTCGAGGTAGGTCAAGATTGATTGGTTTTTTAGGAGGTCCGGTACTTCATTCAAGTTGCAAGAAGAAAGTGCTAGTCCAAATATCACTGGCCACATGCTCAAACTATTCCCATTATTACTAGCTCGTGTCGAAACAGTAAGATTATTATGTGACAAGCTAAGGAACATGAGATTTGGAAGTCTTTGGAAAATGCTGTACAAACTAATGTTTCCTGTGAAACTGTTTGATAGTAGATCAATAATTTGAAGATTAGGGCTTGTAAtatcttgaaagaacttactTGGATCACCAATTAATTGGTTGTTGCTTATCCTCAATTCTTCTAATTTAGGAACTCTCCAAATCCAAGAAGGAATTTGCCCTTGAAGATTGCAGTTTGAGAGATGTATTACCCTTAAAAGTTTGTATGGGGCTTGACCCGGTGATGAGGGTATTTGTGACGAGAAATTCACAGAGACAAGACCGAGGTAAGTTAAAGGGCTAGTCCAATTATATAACCGGAAATTGGAATAAATAGCGGAATTAGCTCCAACCTCAAGATACTCTAAGCGGGGTAAATTGAGTATACTAAAAGGTAGTTCCTTTACTAATCCGCAACCAAACAATCCAAGATACTCTAAGGAAGTTAAATTAGTAAGTGACGGAAATACTACCGAATCAAATTTAGTGAATCCAAGATCCAACCTCTCTAAAACAGTCATGTTGCTTATAATCATATCAAAATACGGCATGGTTATGGTATTAGCCAAAAGATCGAGTGTTTCAAGTTTGGAAAGCTTTCCCAATTCTTGAGGGACTTGACCGACGAAACCTGAGCCAGAGAGGTTAAGATGTTTCATATATGAAAACTGGCCAAAATTAGGTGAGATTAGAGACTCTGCAAAGTAATTAAAGGCTAGATTAAGAGACTCTAGACGGTTAAGGAGAAAGAGGGTACTATTATCTCCAATGGCGCCCATGATACCGCCACTGCTGAGGTCGACTGATATTACATGACGCGTTGTTTCATGGCAAGTTATTCCTACCCATTTGCAGCAATCAGTATCTTTGTTCCATGATGCATGCAGCTAAACCAAGGCCCTCCATGGTGAAGGAATCTTTAAACCCGAGTAATGCGACACTATCATCCTTAAAACATCGGTGTGGTGAAGTGTTATTGGGAAAATGGGAAATAAGTTGTGCATAAACTAGATTGTATGAAACGAAGAAGAAATAAGTTGCAAAAAGTGATACTGTAAAATGTGGGAATGTTTGTATGTTCATTGTTGACTCTGTTTTGCTAAGTGTTAGGTGCCTGAGTATGTTTCTTTATAGCAACTACCTTTATTAGTAGAGATTATTGAGCATCATACTCGATCTTTCAACGAAACTACTCTTATTATTTGTTTTTTCAGAAAGCTAgattatatttttaaaaataCTATGACCGTGTTTTATCTCAGATTCTCAGTTGAATCGAGGTCAAACATCGACGGACCTAGAAGTTGCTCGTCCCTAGCGGAtaagattttcgaaattttataAGTGTACCCTATATGAGTTATATCATTACCAACTTTTTGCCCCCCTAAGGTCAAGTCCTGGCTTCAGCACTGGGTAAAAAGATCGTAGGTGAATCAACTAACCAATGACACGTAATATTATAGATATGAATACAATGACTATTGTATAAGACGGTCTTCCATGTAAGATGTTCTTAGTTTATTAGGTGTGATGTGGATATGTGATGTTTAGAAACATGTTTGTTACTTAAGAGAGTTTAAGTACTCCCAActtaaagaagaaaaaaaaatcagcCCAGCTAGTACATCTTAACTCAGTGAAGGGTTGGTTCAGACGAGCCTGACCTATACCCGACAAAACTTACCCGACCCGGACCCATCTGCCCTAATGTAGGAGGTACTCCTGCAAAGACCCAAGAGCGTCAGTCAAAAGGTTCATGATCTACCGCAGCAATAGCCTTGGTAGAAGTTTCAATGGGGTCCATTGATAGCATCGAAGGAGAGTTGGAATTGGCAAAGCTTTTAATCTTCTCCTTAACAGC is a genomic window containing:
- the LOC141629028 gene encoding receptor-like protein 6, which translates into the protein MGAIGDNSTLFLLNRLESLNLAFNYFAESLISPNFGQFSYMKHLNLSGSGFVGQVPQELGKLSKLETLDLLANTITMPYFDMIISNMTVLERLDLGFTKFDSVVFPSLTNLTSLEYLGLFGCGLVKELPFSILNLPRLEYLEVGANSAIYSNFRLYNWTSPLTYLGLVSVNFSSQIPSSPGQAPYKLLRVIHLSNCNLQGQIPSWIWRVPKLEELRISNNQLIGDPSKFFQDITSPNLQIIDLLSNSFTGNISLYSIFQRLPNLMFLSLSHNNLTVSTRASNNGNSLSMWPVIFGLALSSCNLNEVPDLLKNQSILTYLDLSNNNLHGEIPKWLLEQGKDTLQALDLSNSFFTGSFENVPWTGWLFIDLSSNMLHGSLPIPPTTVFWFATANNNFSGPINPSICDINFLQLLDLSNNSLGGQFPKCLGNMSLNLMVLNLGSNNIVGTLPSNFTKML